The genomic region ATACGGTAGTTTTCGGCTGGTTCGGCGTGTCGGCCGTCTGGTTCATCCCCCTGATCTGGCGGCTCGTGAAGACGATGCTGCCGGGCGGCCGCACCGGACGCGGCTCGATCCGCCTCTGGCTCGGCTTCGCCTGCGTGTTCGTGGCGAGCTGCACGCTCGCCACCGCGCTGCCGGGCAGCGACACCAGCGACGCCTTCGGCCATCTGCTCGCCGCCGGCTTCGAGCGCGTGTTCGGCCATATCGGCACGCCGCTCGTGATGGTGGCGCTGCTCGTCGCCGGGCTGCCCTGGCTGTTCGGGCTCGACTGGCGCAGCACCAACGACTGGCTCGACGCGTCGTTCGGCGTGCGCCTCGGGCGTGCCGGGCGCCGCGACGACGACGAGCCGCGCGGCATCGCCGACCTGCCGCGCAGCGCGCTGCACCGCGACGAGGACCGCCGCGTGCGCCGCGCCGCCGACGTGGTGCAGCCGTCGGCCGCCAACACCGTCAATTCGATGGCGCCGCAACGCAACGGACGCTTCGCGCGGCCGACGCTGTGGCGCCCGGACGCGAAGCGCGAAACCCGGCGCGAACCACGGCGCGAGGAACCGCGCGGCTGGCGCGCGCCGAGCGCGTCGCCACGCCAGATGGTCGAGCCGTCGGCACCGGCGGGATGGCTCAACCCGGCGGGCCGCCCGGCCCCGGGCGCCCGGGCCGGCGGGGCCGCCGGGGCGGCTCAGGCCGCGAAGCCGGCCGGCCCGGCAGGCACGCCGCCGTTCGTGCCGTCGTCGATCCCGATGCCGCCGGCGCCGCCCAACGTCGCGTCGTCGGCCGTGCAGGCCGCGCAGGCGGTGAAGACGCTGCAGCAACGTTATCCGTCCACGCGCCGCGCGGCGCCGGTCGCCGCACCGATCCGTCCGGTGGTGGCGCCGCTCGTGCCGCCCGCCGTCACGCCATCGGCCGCAGCGCCGCACGCATCGACGCCGACGCGCGCCGGCACGGCGCCGGCAGCGCCCGCGCGCGCGCCGGCACGGCCCGCGGCCACTGCGCAGGCCGCCAATCCGGCCATGCGGCGGCGCCCGACGCCGCCGGCCCGCGCCCCGCTCTACGCCTGGAACGAGGCGCCGGCGCAACCGGTCACGCCATCGCCGAGCCTGCAGGACACGCTGCGCTCGATCGACGCGAGCACCGCGCAATGGGCCGCGCTGGCCGGCACGACGGTGGCGGCGCACGCCGGCGATCCGGCTGCCGCGGCAGCGGCCGGCAGTGCGCAGGCCGCCGGCATGTTCACGACGCGCGCCGCGCCGGCCAGCGCGGGCGACGCGGCCGTGCCGCCGACCAGCGGGGACGCGCCGCTCGCGTTCGAGATGAGGATGGATGCGGATACGGCAACGGTGGCATCGACGGCACCGTCCGATCGACGCGATCACCAGGCTGCGGCGGATCTCGATGCCGATTCGGTCATCGATGTCGGCACGTTCATGCCGATCGCCGACGCAGCGGGTATCCCGCTGCCGGATTCCGCTGTGGCGGCGGCCCGGCCGGCCGCCGCCGCCGGGCAGGATGTCGCCCCGGTGCGGGCGGTGCCCGTCACGTTCGGCGCGCCGGCCGCGAACGCCCCCGCTGCGCAGCCTTTGCCCGGCCACCTGGATTCCGCGACGCAGGAGGCGGCCGGCACGGGAGCGGAAAATGACGGCGCACCGGCGAGCGGCGCGAGCGCGTCACCGTCACCGCTTGCGGCCGGGGCGGCGCCCTCCGGCGCGGCCGCCGCGCCCCACTCGGCGGGCACGGCCAGCGCGGCCAGCGGATCGGCCGCCGCCCCGGCCAGTTGCGCGCCGACGGCGCCGCTCGCGAGCCCATCCGGCACCGCGGCGGCAGCGCAAGCAACGGCCGCGGCCGGCCCTGCCACGAGTCCGGCGCCGCTCGCGGCGAACGCCACCACGCCGCCCCGATCGTCGGGCGGCGCGACGCCGGCCCTGACCAGCGGGCCCGCAACGCCGGCGCCCGCCCCGATCGCGACCGGCCCGGCGGCCCCCACGAGCTGGGAGCCGGCCGCCGCCGCGACGTCGGCGGCCGGCTCCCTCGGTGCGATCGTGCCGGCTGCGTTCGCCACGTCCGCCGCTACGCCCGACAAGACGGATTTCGGCGCCTCGACGGCCATGCCGGCAGCCGGCCCGGACGGCCCGACTCGGACGTTTCCGGCCGCCGCCTCCATGCCACCGGCCGCGCCCGCCGCGCCGAACGCGCCGATCCCGCCGGCCGTGCCGGGCGGTTCGACGTTCGCCGCCACCGCGCCGGCCCCGACCTCGTCGAGCGTCGAAACCGCGGCCGGCGGCGACGCCAAGGGCGTCGGCCTGTCGTCTTCGTCAAGCGCGGCCGCATCCGGTATCGATGCGTCCGCAACCGCGCCTGCGAGAAAAGCCGTGCCGACATTCGGCGTAGCCCTTGCATCGACGGCCGCCCCGATCGCGCAACCGGCGAACCCGCAAGCGCAGCCCCCGCTGCCGGCCCCCAAGCCCGGCAGCACCGCGGTCGACGAGGCCACGGCGCTGGCAACGCCTGCCGCGGCAGCGCCGACGGCCAGCGCCGTTGCGCCCTGGGAAGCCCTCCCCATCGTCGTGACGCCGGCGCCCCAGGCTGCGCCCGCAGGGATGGCGGCAGCGCCGACGGCAGCCGCGGGCAGCGCCGCGGCGCCCGCACCCGCGCCGGCAAGCCCGCCGGCGGCGGGCGGCACCGCAGCCGACGCAGCCGGCGCCACCCCGGCACCGTTCCCCGGCGTGGCCACGCTGGCCGGCGCGCTGACACCGACGACCTTCCTGGGCGGCGCGGCCGGCCCGCCCGCCGGCACGCCGCTGCCCGACGCCGCGGCCGCGCAGACTCTGAGCACTCCGCTCGTCGCGACGCGCCCCCCCGCGCCCGCGCACCTCGCCCCCGTCATGCCGGCCCGGTTCGACGCCAGCGCTGCCGCCTCGGCGCACGAACCCGCGCACGAGCCGGCAGCGCCGCCCGCGGCGCCCGGCCTGCCGCCCGGCTTCGCGCCGCCGCCCGCGGCGCAGCCCGAGCCGGCCATCGCCGTGCCGCCGCCCGTGCCGCAGGCCGCTGCGCGCCAGCCCGCGCCGAATGCCTTCGAATTCCGCGCCCCGGCCGCCTCGAACGTCGAACTGCCGCCGCTCGATCTGCTCGAGCCGGCGTCCGGCGACATCGAAACGATCTCCGAGGCAGACCTCGCCCAGACTGGCCAGGTGATCGAGCAGCGCCTGCAGGAATTCAAGGTGCCGGTGACGGTGGTCGGCGCGTCGGCCGGCCCGGTGATCACGCGCTTCGAGATCGAGCCGGCACTGGGCGTGCGCGGCAGCCAGATCGTCGGGCTCATGAAGGATCTCTCGCGCGGCCTCGGCCTGACCTCGATCCGCGTGGTCGAGACGATTCCCGGCAAGACCTGCATGGGCCTCGAACTGCCGAACGCGAAGCGCCAGATGATCCGCCTGTCCGAAATCCTCGCCTCGCGCCAGTACCAGCACTCGGCCTCGCAGCTGACGATCGCGATGGGCAAGGACATCGTCGGCAATCCGGTGGTCACCGACCTGGCCAAGGCGCCGCACATGCTGGTGGCCGGCACCACCGGCTCGGGCAAGTCGGTCGCGATCAACGCGATGATCGCCTCGCTGCTCTACAAGGCAACGCCCGAGGAAGTGCGCCTGATCATGATCGACCCGAAGATGCTGGAACTGTCCGTCTACGAAGGCATTCCGCATCTGCTCGCGCCCGTCGTCACCGACATGAAGCTCGCCGCGAACGCGCTGAACTGGTGTGTCGGCGAGATGGAGAAGCGCTACCGGCTGATGTCGGCGGTGGGCGTGCGCAACCTCGCGAGCTTCAACCAGAAGCTGCGCGACGCGGCCGCCAAGGAAAAGAAGATCGGCAACCCGTTCTCGCTCACGCCCGAGGACCCCGAGCCGCTCTCGCCGCTGCCGCTGATCGTGGTGGTGATCGACGAACTGGCCGACCTGATGATGGTGGCCGGCAAGAAGATCGAGGAACTGATCGCGCGGCTCGCGCAGAAGGCGCGCGCGGCCGGCATCCACCTGATCCTCGCCACCCAGCGCCCGTCGGTCGACGTGATCACCGGCCTCATCAAGGCCAACATCCCGACTCGCGTGGCGTTCCAGGTGTCGTCGAAGATCGACTCGCGCACCATCCTCGACCAGATGGGCGCCGAGTCGCTGCTCGGCCAGGGCGACATGCTGTTCCTGCCGCCCGGCACCGGCTATCCGCAGCGCGTGCACGGCGCGTTCGTGGCCGACGAGGAGGTCCACCGCATCGTCGAATACCTGAAGCAGTTCGGCGAGCCGCAATACGAGGAAGGCATCCTCGACGGCCCGCAGCCGGAAGGCGGCGGCCCGCAGGACCTGTTCGGCGACGCGCCCGACGCCGAGGCCGATCCGCTCTACGACGAAGCGGTGGCCTTCGTGGTGCGCACGCGGCGCGCGTCGATCTCGTCGGTGCAGCGCCAGCTGCGCATCGGCTACAACCGTGCCGCGCGCCTGGTGGAGCAGATGGAAACGGCGGGACTCGTCTCGCCGATGGGCATCAACGGCAGCCGTGAGGTGCTCGCCCCGCCGCTGCCGGAATGAGCCGCGAGACGGCCGGCGCGAGTTCGCGCGCGCCCGGCCGAGGCACCGAAATTGCTGCAGCGGCGCGCCTGCCCCGCCCCGGGCGCGGGCCCCGGCAAGGCGTCCGGAGCTTGCCGCCGCAACCTTTTCGGCGCCGCCGCGGTCGATAAAAAAGGCCGGCCACCGCAGTGGCCAGCCTCCCGGGGGCCGGCGCGCACCATCCGCCGCTCAGCGCGCCGTCACGGCTGCACCGGCACCAGCTTGAAGTCGACCGGCCGGCTCAGCGCGACCTTGCGCGCCTCGGGGTCGAGCCGCCCGCTCGCGATGTCGCGGCGAAACACGTAGAAGCTGCCGCTGTCCTGGTTGCCGACGATCAGCCACTTGCCGGTCGGATCGATCACGAATTCGCGCGGCGTCTTGCCGAGCGTGGACTGGCGGCTCGCGAAGCTGAGCCGGCCGTTCTCCGCGTTCACCGCATACGCGACGATCTCGTTGGCATCGCCGCGATTGGTGACATAGAGGAAGCGGCCGTCCGGCGACAGATGCAGCGCGCCGCCGCCCTCCCGGCCATGGAAGCCCGGCGCGGCCATCGGCAGGTTCTGCAGATGGGTGAGCCTGCCGTCGTGATAGCCGTACACGTCGACGCTGCCATTCAGCTCGTTGGTCACGTAGGCGAAGCGGCCGCTGCGCGCGAACACCAGGTGGCGCGGGCCGCTGCCGGGCCGCACGAGCGTGTAGCGCGACTCGGTCGGGCTGATCAGGCCGCGGCTGCCGTCGGGCGTGTAGCGGTATTCAAAGATCTTGTCGGCGCCGAGATCCTGCACGAACAGATAGTGCCCGTCGGGCGAGAACACCGTCGAGTGGACATGCGCGCCGTCCTGGCGCCCCTTCACGGGACCGCGGCCCTCGTGATGCACGTTCAGCACCGACTGGCCCACCTTGCCGTCGGCCTCCACCGGAAACACCGTGAAGCTGCCGCCCGGGTCGGCCGCGACCGAATAGTTCGCGGTGACGAGATACTTGCCGTCGGGCGAGAGGCTCAGATAGCACGGATCGTTCCCTTCCGACGACACGCGGTCGAGGAAGGTCAGCGCGCCCGTCTTCGCGTCGAAGCCGAACGCGCTCACGCCGCCGCGCTGGCTCGCGGGGCCGTTGTCGCCGGGCAGCTCGTTGACGGCGTAGACGAAGCGGCCATCGCGGCTCGGCAGCAGATAGGACGGATTCACCGTCTTCGCCGAACTCACGGGGGAGACCTCGCCGGTACGCGTATCGAACCGGTAGACGTAGATGCCGTCGCTGCCGGCATCGGTATAGGTTCCGACCAGCAGATTGTAGACGGCATCGTTCGGGGCATTGGCGGTATCCTGCGCAAACGCATGTCCGGCGGACAGCGACAGTACCACGGCGAAACCCTTGATCCAGTGACCCAGCCTGAGCGATGACATTGACGTTGACCTCTCGATTTGGCGCGGCTTCGTTGCAGGAATCGCACGTTCGTCGGAACTTCCTTGCTACGGAATGCCTCAAGTGTTGTGATTGTTCAACGATTCGGGCATCCCTGCCCGCCTCGCCAGTGCGCCAGTATATGGGGCCTCGCGCGTTGCCGTCGATCGGCGCGGCGCGAGGCCCGGAAAGCCAATTGTCAGCCTCTGCGGAGAATTTCCCACCATGCCAGCCCTCATCGAAGACTACGCGCTCGTCGGAGACGGCCACACTGCCGCCCTCATCTCACGCGACGGCTCGGTCGACTGGCTCTGCTGGCCCCGCTTCGATTCGGGTGCCTGTTTCGCCGCGCTGGTCGGCACGCCCGAGCACGGCCGCTGGCTGCTGCGCCCCGCGGCCGACGCCAAACTCCTGTCGAGTACGCGCCGCTACCGCGGCGAGACGCTGATCCTCGAGACCGACTACGAATGCGAGACGGGCGCCGTCACCGTGATCGACTTCATGCCGCCCGGCAACGGCTGGTCCGAACTCGTGCGGATCGTGGTCGGCAAGCGCGGCCACGTGCCGATGCAGATGGAGCTCGTGCTGCGCTTCGACTACGGCTTCTCGATCCCATGGGTCACGCGCCTGCCGCGCGAGGCGGGCGTGAAGGCGATCGCCGGGCCCGACACGGTGGTGCTGCGCACGCCCGTCAAGCTGGCCGGCGAGAACCTGCGCACCGTCGCCGAGTTCACCGTGCAGGCCGAGGAGCGCGTGCCGTTCTCGCTCGGCTATGCCCCCTCGCACCTGCGGCCGCCGCCCGCGCGCGAGCCGCTGTCGATGCTCGCGCGCACCGAGAACCACTGGCTCGAGTGGTCCTCGCGCTGTCCGGTCCAGGGCCGCTACGCCGCCGCCGTGCGCCGCTCGCTGATCACGCTGAAGGCGCTCGCCTACGAACCGACGGGCGGCATCGTGGCCGCGCCCACCACCTCGCTGCCCGAGCAGCTGGGCGGCACGCGCAACTGGGACTACCGCTACTGCTGGCTGCGTGATGCCACCATCACGCTGCTCGCGCTGATGCGTGCCGGCTACTACGACGAGGCGCGCGCGTGGCGCGCCTGGCTCGGCCGCGTGATGGCGGGCTCGCCCGAGCAGATCCAGATCATGTACGGCATCGCCGGCGAGCGGCGCCTGCCCGAGATGGAACTGGGCTGGCTGCCCGGCTACCAGAACTCGAAGCCGGTGCGGATCGGCAACAACGCGGCCGACCAGCTCCAGCTCGACGTGTTCGGCGAAGTGATGTCGGCGCTGCACCTGGCGCGCGTGGGCGGGCTGCAGGCCGACGACACGGTCTGGTCGGTGCAGTGCGCGCTGCTCACGCACCTCGAGAAGATCTGGCGCGAGCCCGACGAGGGCATCTGGGAGACGCGCGGCGGGCGCAAGCACTTCACGTTCTCGAAGATCATGGCCTGGGTCGCGTTCGATCGCGCGATCAAGTCGGCCGAGCAGTTCCGGCTGTCCGCGCCGCTCGACCACTGGCGCGCGCTGCGCGACGTGATTCACGCCGACGTCTGCGAAAACGCCTGGAACGAACGCAAGCAGGCCTTCACCCAGAGCTACGGCAGCGACGAGCTCGACGCGAGCGTGCTGATGCTGCCGATGGTGGGCTTCCTGCCGCCGTCCGACCCGCGCGTGGCGGCCACCGTCGAGGCGATCGAGCGCGAGCTGCTGCACGGCGGCTTCGTGATGCGCTATCGCACCACCGATTTCGACGACGGCCTGCCGCCCGGCGAAGGCACCTTCCTCGCCTGCAGCTTCTGGCTGGTCGACAACTACGCGCTGCTCGGCCGGATCGACGACGCGCACCGGCTGTTCCGCCGGCTGCTCTCGCTCGCCAACGATCTCGGCCTGCTCGCCGAGGAATACGATCCGGTGGAAGGGCGGCAGGTCGGCAATTTCCCGCAGGCGTTCTCGCACGTCGCGCTCGTGCATACGGCCATGAACCTGATGCATCACGAGGAAGAGATGGCGCTGGCGGCAGGCCAGCCGGTCGCGATCGAAACCGACGGCCACTGAGCGCGGCCCGCCCGCCGGCCGGGCGGCCCTGAAGCACGGCGCCGGCGCCGGCCTCACGACGCCAGCGGCGGGCCGCGCCGACGATTCGCCGGATCACAAAAAGCCGGCGATCTCCGGGAAAATGCTGCATTGCGGCAAAGCCGGGAACCCGCTATGATCGTCGCGATTGGCCTGCCGCCCAGCGCGGTCTGGCCCCGGACCCACAACGCGCAGCGGCATCGAGCGCCGCTGCCGCGTCGTCCTCCCCTCGGGAGCCTCCATGCTCTATCAAATGCACGAATTCCAGCGGGCGCTGCTGAGCCCGCTGACCGCCTGGGCCCAGGCCGCCTCGAAATCGTTCGCCAATCCGTCCAGCCCGCTGTCGCTGATGCCGGGCGCGACGCGCTGGGCCGCCGCCTACGAGTTGCTGTACCGGCTCGGCAAGGATTACGAAAAACCGGAATTCAACCTGCACCAGATCGAGAAGGACGGCCATCACATCCCGATCGTCGAGCAGACCGTGATCGAGAAGCCGTTCTGCCGCCTGCTGCGCTTCAAGCGCTTCGCCGACGATTCGATGGCCGTGGGCCAGCTCAAGGAAGAGCCGGTGGTGCTGGTCTGCGCGCCGCTGTCGGGCCACCATTCGACGCTGCTGCGCGATACGGTGCGCACGCTGCTGCAGGATCACAAGGTCTACCTCACCGACTGGATCGATGCGCGCATGGTGCCGGTCGAGACCGGCCCGTTCCATCTCGACGACTACGTCGACTACATCCAGGAATTCATCCGCCACATCGGCGCGCGCAACCTGCACGTGATTTCGGTGTGCCAGCCGACGGTGCCCGTGCTCGCGGCGATCTCGCTGATGGCGAGCCGCGGCGAACCCACCCCGCTGACGATGACGATGATGGGCGGCCCGATCGACGCGCGCAAGAGCCCGACCTCGGTCAATTCGCTCGCCACCAACCATTCGCTCGCGTGGTTCGAGAACAACGTGATCCACACGGTGCCGGCCAACTATCCGGGCGAAGGCCGCCATGTCTATCCGGGGTTCCTGCAGCACACCGGCTTCGTGGCGATGAATCCGGAGCGCCACGCGCAGTCGCACTGGGATTTCTACCAGAGCCTGCTGCGCGGCGACGAGGAAGACGCCGAAGCGCACCGCCGCTTCTACGACGAATACAACGCCGTGCTCGACATGGCAGCCGAGTACTACCTCGATACGATCCGCATCGTGTTCCAGGAATTCGGCCTCGCCGAGGGCACCTGGCACGTGCGCGGCGAACGCGTGAACCCGGCCGACATCGGCGAGACCGCGCTGATGACGATCGAGGGCGAACTCGACGACATCTCCGGCAGCGGCCAGACCCACGCCGCGCAGCAGCTTTGCACCGGCATCCCGGCCGAGCACCGCCGCAGCCTGACCGCCGAGAAGTGCGGCCACTACGGGATCTTCTCGGGCCGGCGCTGGCGCACGATCATCTATCCGCAGTTGCGCGAGTTCATCCGCGAGCATCAGCCCGCGCCGAAGAGCCCGGCCGGCTCGCCGCCGGTGGCGCCCGGCAGCGACGACGCCGAGCCGGTGCCGCCGGCCGCCGCCACCCCGGCCAGCGCCGGCGCGAGCCCGCACGGCGCGGCGTCGAGCGCGGCGCGCAACGCGGCGCCCCAGCACGGCACGCCGGCCACGCGCCGCGTCTCGCAGGCGGCGAAAGCGGCGACGCAATCGGCTGCCGGCAAGCCCGCCGCCAAGCGGGCCGCGCCGAAAGCCGCCTCGTCGCGCAGCCGTAAGCCGGCCTGACGAAGGCGCTCGCTCCACGGCCGCGATCCGGGTGGCGCAACGCCGCCTCGCATTGTTCAACGCCACGCAGCACCCGGCCTCGAAGGTCGAGCGCTGCGTGGCGTTTTCGTGTGCGCAACAGCGGACGCGCGCGACGGCCCGCCCGCGCGGCGCCGTCAGCGGCGCAGCAGGTAGGCGAGCAGGATGTCGGTGTTCATTCGCACGATCTCGTTGCGCTCGTCGGCGGCGCTGAAATCGCGGCCGAGCATCGCGGCCAGCGTGTAGCGGTTCGACACGATGTAATAGCCGAGCCCGGACAGCGTCACGTAGAACCGCAGCGGATCGACGTCGGAACGAAACAGCCCGGCGTTCTGCCCGCGCGCGAGCACGCTGCCGAGCGTCTGCACGAGCGGCGAGATCATTTCGCTGATGCGCGGCGACTTCAGCATGTAGCGCGCCTCGTGCAGGTTCTCGTTGTTGACGAGCCGCAGCAGCTCAGGATGATCCCGGTAGTAATCCCAAATGAAATGCGCCAGGCGCGTCACGGCTTCCACCGGCGGCACGCCGTCGAAATCGAGCACGCGCTCGGCTTCGTTGAGGGCGGAAAACGCGTGCTCGAGCACGGCGGTAAACAGCTGCTCCTTGCTGCCGAAGTAGTAGTAGAGCATCCGTTCGTTGGTTTCGGCGCGCCGCGCGATCTGGTCGACGCGGGCACCGGACAGGCCCCCGCTGGCGAACTCCTCGGCGGCGGCTAGCAGGATGCGGCGACGGGTTCCTTCGGGATCTCTTTTGATTTTTGGCTGAGTCATGGGTTGGGCTCGCGTGGATCCGGCCGGCTCGTGCCGGCAACGCCTCGTCGCCTCCGGCACCGGCGTGGGCGAGGCCCGATAGGCGTCGCGCCCTGCTGCGGTCGAGCAGAAAATGCGTGTTGATTATGCGCATAGCCGCTGCCGAGCGCAAGGCAGGAAATCGGCGATAATTGCCGTTTGACGAACGATTCGGGCCGCGCGGAACCCCACTCGCGCGGCGCACGCCGCCCCACGCAGTCACCGTGACCGACACCAGAAAACTCGCGGATCGCATCGAAGATCTGCTGCCTCAGACGCAATGCACGAAGTGCGGCTACGACGGCTGCCGTCCGTATGCCGAGGCGATCGCCGCCGGCACCGCCGGC from Burkholderia glumae LMG 2196 = ATCC 33617 harbors:
- a CDS encoding DNA translocase FtsK → MHTVVFGWFGVSAVWFIPLIWRLVKTMLPGGRTGRGSIRLWLGFACVFVASCTLATALPGSDTSDAFGHLLAAGFERVFGHIGTPLVMVALLVAGLPWLFGLDWRSTNDWLDASFGVRLGRAGRRDDDEPRGIADLPRSALHRDEDRRVRRAADVVQPSAANTVNSMAPQRNGRFARPTLWRPDAKRETRREPRREEPRGWRAPSASPRQMVEPSAPAGWLNPAGRPAPGARAGGAAGAAQAAKPAGPAGTPPFVPSSIPMPPAPPNVASSAVQAAQAVKTLQQRYPSTRRAAPVAAPIRPVVAPLVPPAVTPSAAAPHASTPTRAGTAPAAPARAPARPAATAQAANPAMRRRPTPPARAPLYAWNEAPAQPVTPSPSLQDTLRSIDASTAQWAALAGTTVAAHAGDPAAAAAAGSAQAAGMFTTRAAPASAGDAAVPPTSGDAPLAFEMRMDADTATVASTAPSDRRDHQAAADLDADSVIDVGTFMPIADAAGIPLPDSAVAAARPAAAAGQDVAPVRAVPVTFGAPAANAPAAQPLPGHLDSATQEAAGTGAENDGAPASGASASPSPLAAGAAPSGAAAAPHSAGTASAASGSAAAPASCAPTAPLASPSGTAAAAQATAAAGPATSPAPLAANATTPPRSSGGATPALTSGPATPAPAPIATGPAAPTSWEPAAAATSAAGSLGAIVPAAFATSAATPDKTDFGASTAMPAAGPDGPTRTFPAAASMPPAAPAAPNAPIPPAVPGGSTFAATAPAPTSSSVETAAGGDAKGVGLSSSSSAAASGIDASATAPARKAVPTFGVALASTAAPIAQPANPQAQPPLPAPKPGSTAVDEATALATPAAAAPTASAVAPWEALPIVVTPAPQAAPAGMAAAPTAAAGSAAAPAPAPASPPAAGGTAADAAGATPAPFPGVATLAGALTPTTFLGGAAGPPAGTPLPDAAAAQTLSTPLVATRPPAPAHLAPVMPARFDASAAASAHEPAHEPAAPPAAPGLPPGFAPPPAAQPEPAIAVPPPVPQAAARQPAPNAFEFRAPAASNVELPPLDLLEPASGDIETISEADLAQTGQVIEQRLQEFKVPVTVVGASAGPVITRFEIEPALGVRGSQIVGLMKDLSRGLGLTSIRVVETIPGKTCMGLELPNAKRQMIRLSEILASRQYQHSASQLTIAMGKDIVGNPVVTDLAKAPHMLVAGTTGSGKSVAINAMIASLLYKATPEEVRLIMIDPKMLELSVYEGIPHLLAPVVTDMKLAANALNWCVGEMEKRYRLMSAVGVRNLASFNQKLRDAAAKEKKIGNPFSLTPEDPEPLSPLPLIVVVIDELADLMMVAGKKIEELIARLAQKARAAGIHLILATQRPSVDVITGLIKANIPTRVAFQVSSKIDSRTILDQMGAESLLGQGDMLFLPPGTGYPQRVHGAFVADEEVHRIVEYLKQFGEPQYEEGILDGPQPEGGGPQDLFGDAPDAEADPLYDEAVAFVVRTRRASISSVQRQLRIGYNRAARLVEQMETAGLVSPMGINGSREVLAPPLPE
- a CDS encoding lactonase family protein, translated to MSSLRLGHWIKGFAVVLSLSAGHAFAQDTANAPNDAVYNLLVGTYTDAGSDGIYVYRFDTRTGEVSPVSSAKTVNPSYLLPSRDGRFVYAVNELPGDNGPASQRGGVSAFGFDAKTGALTFLDRVSSEGNDPCYLSLSPDGKYLVTANYSVAADPGGSFTVFPVEADGKVGQSVLNVHHEGRGPVKGRQDGAHVHSTVFSPDGHYLFVQDLGADKIFEYRYTPDGSRGLISPTESRYTLVRPGSGPRHLVFARSGRFAYVTNELNGSVDVYGYHDGRLTHLQNLPMAAPGFHGREGGGALHLSPDGRFLYVTNRGDANEIVAYAVNAENGRLSFASRQSTLGKTPREFVIDPTGKWLIVGNQDSGSFYVFRRDIASGRLDPEARKVALSRPVDFKLVPVQP
- a CDS encoding glycoside hydrolase family 15 protein, whose protein sequence is MPALIEDYALVGDGHTAALISRDGSVDWLCWPRFDSGACFAALVGTPEHGRWLLRPAADAKLLSSTRRYRGETLILETDYECETGAVTVIDFMPPGNGWSELVRIVVGKRGHVPMQMELVLRFDYGFSIPWVTRLPREAGVKAIAGPDTVVLRTPVKLAGENLRTVAEFTVQAEERVPFSLGYAPSHLRPPPAREPLSMLARTENHWLEWSSRCPVQGRYAAAVRRSLITLKALAYEPTGGIVAAPTTSLPEQLGGTRNWDYRYCWLRDATITLLALMRAGYYDEARAWRAWLGRVMAGSPEQIQIMYGIAGERRLPEMELGWLPGYQNSKPVRIGNNAADQLQLDVFGEVMSALHLARVGGLQADDTVWSVQCALLTHLEKIWREPDEGIWETRGGRKHFTFSKIMAWVAFDRAIKSAEQFRLSAPLDHWRALRDVIHADVCENAWNERKQAFTQSYGSDELDASVLMLPMVGFLPPSDPRVAATVEAIERELLHGGFVMRYRTTDFDDGLPPGEGTFLACSFWLVDNYALLGRIDDAHRLFRRLLSLANDLGLLAEEYDPVEGRQVGNFPQAFSHVALVHTAMNLMHHEEEMALAAGQPVAIETDGH
- a CDS encoding polyhydroxyalkanoate depolymerase, whose protein sequence is MLYQMHEFQRALLSPLTAWAQAASKSFANPSSPLSLMPGATRWAAAYELLYRLGKDYEKPEFNLHQIEKDGHHIPIVEQTVIEKPFCRLLRFKRFADDSMAVGQLKEEPVVLVCAPLSGHHSTLLRDTVRTLLQDHKVYLTDWIDARMVPVETGPFHLDDYVDYIQEFIRHIGARNLHVISVCQPTVPVLAAISLMASRGEPTPLTMTMMGGPIDARKSPTSVNSLATNHSLAWFENNVIHTVPANYPGEGRHVYPGFLQHTGFVAMNPERHAQSHWDFYQSLLRGDEEDAEAHRRFYDEYNAVLDMAAEYYLDTIRIVFQEFGLAEGTWHVRGERVNPADIGETALMTIEGELDDISGSGQTHAAQQLCTGIPAEHRRSLTAEKCGHYGIFSGRRWRTIIYPQLREFIREHQPAPKSPAGSPPVAPGSDDAEPVPPAAATPASAGASPHGAASSAARNAAPQHGTPATRRVSQAAKAATQSAAGKPAAKRAAPKAASSRSRKPA
- a CDS encoding TetR/AcrR family transcriptional regulator; this encodes MTQPKIKRDPEGTRRRILLAAAEEFASGGLSGARVDQIARRAETNERMLYYYFGSKEQLFTAVLEHAFSALNEAERVLDFDGVPPVEAVTRLAHFIWDYYRDHPELLRLVNNENLHEARYMLKSPRISEMISPLVQTLGSVLARGQNAGLFRSDVDPLRFYVTLSGLGYYIVSNRYTLAAMLGRDFSAADERNEIVRMNTDILLAYLLRR